In Mucilaginibacter celer, one DNA window encodes the following:
- a CDS encoding SMP-30/gluconolactonase/LRE family protein has protein sequence MKKLSAIILVLSALTGKLSAQTETGLYDAGTKAQLVAKQFSFTEGPAVDKKGNVFFTDQPNNKIWKYDTEGKLSVFLDSAGRSNGMYFDKKGNLISCADADDQLWSISPKGKVTVLLKDYEGHKFNGPNDVWVRPDGGIYITDPYYQRDYWTRKQPELDGMKLYYLPKGKGPAVMVDDKFVKPNGIIGTPDGKNLYVADIGDNKTYRFDINKDGSLTNRILFIAMGCDGMTIDQQGNIYMCGKGVTIVNPKGEKIGHIDIDEPWTANICFGGKNMDTLFITASKAVYTFKMNVKGVN, from the coding sequence ATGAAAAAACTTTCTGCAATTATATTGGTGTTATCTGCGCTTACCGGCAAGCTATCGGCACAAACCGAAACCGGCCTTTACGATGCAGGCACCAAAGCACAACTGGTAGCCAAGCAATTTTCATTTACCGAAGGCCCGGCTGTTGATAAAAAAGGTAATGTGTTTTTTACCGATCAACCCAATAACAAAATCTGGAAGTATGATACCGAAGGTAAACTCTCGGTATTCCTGGATAGTGCAGGCCGCTCAAACGGGATGTATTTTGATAAAAAGGGCAACCTGATTAGCTGTGCCGATGCCGATGACCAGCTATGGTCAATCAGCCCTAAAGGTAAGGTGACCGTATTGCTTAAAGATTATGAGGGCCATAAGTTTAACGGGCCCAATGATGTTTGGGTACGCCCTGATGGCGGCATTTATATTACCGACCCCTATTACCAGCGCGATTACTGGACACGCAAACAACCCGAGCTGGACGGTATGAAACTGTATTACCTGCCCAAAGGCAAAGGCCCGGCTGTGATGGTTGATGATAAGTTTGTTAAGCCCAATGGTATTATCGGTACTCCGGATGGTAAAAACCTTTACGTAGCCGATATCGGCGATAACAAAACCTACCGCTTTGATATTAACAAAGACGGCTCATTAACCAACCGCATTTTGTTTATTGCCATGGGATGCGATGGCATGACTATCGATCAGCAAGGCAATATTTACATGTGCGGCAAAGGCGTAACCATTGTTAATCCAAAAGGGGAAAAAATAGGCCACATCGATATCGATGAACCCTGGACGGCCAATATCTGCTTCGGCGGGAAGAATATGGATACCTTGTTTATCACGGCATCCAAGGCAGTGTATACCTTTAAAATGAATGTAAAGGGTGTTAATTAA
- a CDS encoding response regulator, which yields MKIRWLVCILLFMLPGVFTKPARATNYVAAVHGVLDLRDHPVDNKIELRGYWQFYWNQFVNPNDTAGIKNRLLVEFPFKWNGFKWKGQELPAYGYATYRLTILLPPRSHDLRISMPDVYCAYRLFVNNKEMASNGQISTSETGFVPHWEYKAVDLPANADTIRLTLQIANFVHSKGGISKPMFIGPRDTIALARHRAEGIDLLLTGCLIMGGLFFLGLYLLGSRDKAILLFALFSLVYSYRIIGTDNYVLHSLLPNINWYVTARIEYMSLFLGIGLFGLYTRHLYPLDVNKRIVDVINGICVLFALASLVLPAWIFTQLVNPFLGVMLFCLVYIPYVYSQAWRNERPGSVYALWSAFALMTVFGISLFHYWALIPPLQLVSFLGYLTFFFLQSLVLAHRVSFVLKKARADAEQGLKVKSEFLSTMSHEIRTPLNSVIGMSHLLLKSNPRPDQVEHLDVMLFSANNLLAIVNDVLDYNKIEAGKITFEHIEMDLAAIARNVVGGLQTTAHDKGIGLRLDLDKKLQHKVLGDPTRISQVVTNLVHNAIKFTPSGEVVLGIEVKEQTETSATLMIFVKDTGIGIPRGKQKLIFERFTQADSSISRSFGGTGLGLAISKKILELQNSALQLISEEGVGSIFYFVKTFEKVARKTAPAEVKTKTDDADKLLNGIDILLVDDNPMNVLVAQTYLKRWGATTNVATNGQEALDMLDTNKHRLVLMDLQMPVMDGYEATKRMRLNGVHIPIIALTANLPKDVEEDAFKNGFDDIVMKPFLPDELRGKVLHHVFKQEIV from the coding sequence ATGAAAATCAGGTGGCTTGTTTGTATTTTGCTGTTTATGCTGCCGGGCGTGTTTACCAAACCTGCCAGGGCTACCAACTATGTAGCAGCGGTACACGGTGTGCTGGACCTGCGCGACCATCCTGTTGATAACAAAATTGAACTTCGCGGGTACTGGCAATTTTACTGGAACCAGTTTGTTAATCCCAATGATACCGCCGGCATTAAAAACCGCCTGCTGGTTGAGTTCCCCTTTAAGTGGAATGGCTTTAAATGGAAGGGGCAGGAGCTGCCGGCCTACGGCTACGCAACTTACCGGCTCACTATTTTACTTCCTCCGCGCAGCCATGACCTGCGCATTTCCATGCCCGATGTATACTGTGCCTACCGCCTGTTTGTTAATAATAAGGAAATGGCATCCAACGGACAGATCAGCACCTCCGAAACCGGTTTTGTACCGCACTGGGAATATAAAGCTGTTGATTTGCCTGCCAATGCCGATACCATCAGGCTTACGCTGCAAATAGCCAACTTTGTACACAGCAAGGGTGGCATCAGCAAACCGATGTTTATAGGACCGCGGGATACCATTGCGCTCGCCCGTCACCGCGCCGAGGGGATTGATTTGCTGCTTACCGGCTGTTTAATTATGGGCGGTTTGTTTTTCCTGGGTTTGTATTTGCTGGGCAGCCGGGATAAGGCAATCCTGCTGTTTGCCCTGTTTTCGCTGGTTTACAGTTATCGCATCATCGGCACAGATAATTATGTGCTGCACAGCCTGCTGCCCAATATTAACTGGTATGTAACCGCCCGCATAGAATACATGAGCCTGTTTTTGGGGATAGGTCTGTTTGGTTTATACACCCGGCACCTGTACCCGCTTGATGTAAACAAGCGCATTGTGGATGTTATTAACGGTATCTGCGTTTTGTTTGCCTTAGCCTCATTGGTATTACCCGCCTGGATCTTTACCCAACTGGTTAATCCCTTTTTGGGCGTAATGTTGTTTTGCCTTGTATATATTCCATACGTGTACTCGCAGGCCTGGCGCAATGAAAGGCCGGGCTCGGTATATGCTTTGTGGAGTGCATTTGCTTTGATGACGGTATTTGGTATCTCGCTGTTCCATTACTGGGCTCTGATCCCGCCATTACAATTAGTTAGTTTTTTAGGGTATCTAACTTTCTTCTTTTTACAATCCCTGGTGCTGGCGCACAGGGTATCTTTCGTATTAAAAAAGGCACGGGCCGATGCCGAGCAGGGGTTAAAAGTTAAAAGCGAGTTTTTAAGTACCATGAGCCATGAAATCCGCACACCGTTAAACTCGGTTATCGGTATGAGTCACCTGCTGCTTAAAAGTAATCCGAGGCCCGACCAGGTGGAGCACCTCGACGTAATGCTGTTTTCGGCCAATAACCTGCTGGCTATCGTAAACGATGTGCTGGATTACAACAAGATAGAGGCGGGTAAAATCACTTTCGAACATATTGAAATGGACCTTGCCGCCATTGCCCGCAACGTGGTAGGCGGTTTGCAAACCACGGCCCATGATAAGGGCATTGGTTTAAGGCTCGATCTGGATAAAAAACTGCAGCACAAAGTTCTGGGCGACCCAACCCGTATTTCGCAGGTGGTTACCAATCTGGTACACAACGCTATCAAATTTACACCCAGCGGCGAAGTGGTGCTGGGTATCGAGGTAAAGGAGCAGACGGAAACATCGGCCACCTTAATGATATTTGTGAAGGACACAGGCATAGGCATCCCCCGCGGTAAACAAAAGCTGATCTTCGAGCGCTTTACCCAGGCCGATTCGTCTATTTCCCGCAGCTTTGGGGGTACAGGTTTAGGCCTCGCCATCAGCAAAAAAATCCTCGAACTGCAAAACAGCGCCCTGCAGCTCATCAGCGAAGAAGGTGTGGGTTCGATATTTTACTTCGTTAAAACATTCGAAAAAGTTGCCCGTAAAACCGCACCGGCCGAGGTTAAGACAAAAACCGACGATGCCGATAAGCTGCTTAACGGCATCGATATTTTACTGGTTGATGATAACCCCATGAACGTGCTGGTTGCCCAAACTTATTTAAAACGATGGGGGGCCACTACCAACGTAGCAACCAACGGCCAGGAAGCCCTGGATATGCTGGATACCAACAAACACCGACTGGTGCTGATGGATTTGCAGATGCCCGTTATGGATGGTTACGAAGCCACCAAACGCATGCGGCTAAATGGTGTGCATATCCCAATTATAGCCCTCACGGCCAACCTGCCCAAAGATGTAGAGGAAGATGCCTTTAAAAACGGCTTTGATGATATTGTAATGAAACCCTTTTTGCCCGATGAACTGCGGGGCAAGGTTTTACACCATGTTTTTAAGCAGGAGATTGTCTGA